A single region of the Polyangiaceae bacterium genome encodes:
- a CDS encoding metallophosphoesterase, which produces MRGAIAGWAGVSLVCFAGWISACSSSGEDPTTSAGGSGGASSGGAAGSASGGAAGSAGAAGSGGAAGSGGAAGSGGAAGSGGAAGSGGAAGSGGAAGGGGAAGGGGVPGQSLRFAAIGDTGKGNDGQKQVAAAIKNKCDAEGCDFVQLLGDNIYDSGVSSTTDAQWQTKFEEPYANITLPFWVVLGNHDYGGNGLGYELPKADVQVAYSQVSNKWTLPAKYYKHPAASVDFFGLDTNAAMFGLVGQQKTDVSNWIAASTATWKIAFGHHPYKSNGPHGNAGSYDNLPFIPGANGAGVKDLLETTVCGKADVYICGHDHSLQWLTPTCNGTELIVSGGGASNTDLPGSNPSYFQAAHIGFLYVVIEGKKFHGELIDETGKVLFSRDIVKP; this is translated from the coding sequence ATGCGTGGTGCAATTGCGGGTTGGGCCGGCGTGTCACTGGTGTGCTTCGCGGGATGGATTTCCGCCTGCTCTTCTTCCGGGGAGGATCCGACGACGAGCGCCGGGGGCAGTGGTGGCGCCTCTAGCGGCGGCGCGGCAGGCAGCGCCAGCGGCGGTGCGGCAGGTAGCGCCGGTGCAGCAGGCAGCGGCGGTGCGGCAGGCAGCGGCGGTGCGGCAGGCAGCGGCGGCGCGGCGGGCAGCGGCGGCGCGGCGGGTAGCGGCGGTGCAGCGGGCAGCGGCGGTGCAGCAGGCGGCGGCGGTGCGGCAGGCGGTGGCGGTGTGCCAGGCCAGAGTCTACGCTTCGCGGCCATCGGGGACACCGGCAAGGGCAACGACGGCCAGAAGCAAGTCGCCGCTGCGATCAAGAACAAGTGCGACGCGGAGGGCTGCGACTTCGTCCAGCTCCTGGGCGACAACATCTACGACAGCGGCGTGAGCTCCACGACGGACGCCCAGTGGCAAACCAAGTTCGAAGAGCCCTACGCCAACATCACCCTCCCCTTCTGGGTCGTGCTCGGCAATCACGACTACGGCGGCAATGGCCTGGGCTACGAGCTTCCCAAGGCAGACGTCCAGGTGGCCTACAGCCAGGTCTCCAACAAGTGGACCCTCCCGGCGAAGTACTACAAGCACCCCGCAGCCAGCGTGGACTTCTTCGGTCTGGACACCAACGCAGCGATGTTCGGCCTCGTGGGCCAACAGAAGACGGACGTCAGCAACTGGATCGCGGCATCCACAGCCACGTGGAAGATCGCGTTCGGCCACCACCCCTACAAATCCAATGGGCCCCACGGCAACGCCGGCAGCTACGACAACCTGCCCTTCATTCCCGGCGCCAACGGCGCGGGGGTGAAGGACCTGTTGGAAACCACCGTGTGCGGCAAGGCCGACGTCTACATCTGCGGCCACGACCACAGCCTCCAGTGGCTCACGCCGACGTGCAACGGCACGGAGTTGATCGTATCTGGCGGGGGCGCCTCCAATACCGACTTGCCGGGTTCGAACCCGAGCTACTTCCAGGCGGCGCACATCGGCTTCTTGTATGTCGTGATCGAAGGCAAGAAGTTCCACGGCGAGCTCATCGACGAGACGGGCAAGGTTCTGTTCAGCCGAGACATCGTCAAGCCGTAG
- a CDS encoding Hint domain-containing protein, translating into MMRRWVMVMAVLAAGCGSDDSSGSGGTAGKDAGSGGSAGSAGSGGSGATAGTAGSGGLAGTGGGTAGSGGMSGSSGTAGSAGAAGGTASCDSTNCEWTCCGDQCVNTTNDFKNCGACGKACTGQNPFCDNGTCKPNPPCDSGTQCPGVALCCGGNCCAAGDICCDVPGPVVTGVACTKPTAEGSCPLGCKTCVCTSPDTPIATPSGERAIAELRVGDLVYSVDHGATVAVPIRAIHSQPARSHHVMHVVLDGGRTLDISPGHPTADGRRFGELRAGEALDGVGIRSVTLVPYPHSRTYDILPDSDSGTYFAAGALIGSTLQKGADPSQACSASTLPTSR; encoded by the coding sequence ATGATGCGACGCTGGGTGATGGTGATGGCAGTGCTGGCCGCGGGCTGCGGGAGTGACGACTCGTCGGGGAGCGGTGGCACCGCTGGTAAGGACGCCGGGAGCGGCGGCAGCGCAGGGTCGGCAGGCAGCGGTGGCTCTGGAGCCACGGCGGGCACCGCGGGCAGCGGCGGCCTGGCCGGTACCGGCGGGGGCACCGCGGGCAGCGGCGGCATGTCAGGCAGCAGCGGCACGGCAGGCAGCGCAGGAGCCGCAGGCGGAACTGCGAGCTGCGACAGCACGAACTGCGAGTGGACCTGCTGTGGCGACCAGTGCGTCAATACCACCAACGACTTCAAGAACTGCGGCGCCTGTGGCAAGGCGTGTACGGGGCAGAACCCATTCTGCGATAACGGCACCTGCAAACCGAACCCGCCCTGCGATAGCGGCACTCAGTGCCCCGGCGTCGCGCTTTGCTGCGGGGGGAACTGCTGCGCCGCGGGCGACATCTGCTGCGACGTTCCGGGGCCGGTGGTCACTGGCGTCGCGTGCACGAAGCCCACTGCCGAAGGGAGCTGCCCCCTGGGTTGCAAGACCTGCGTGTGCACGTCGCCCGATACGCCCATCGCCACGCCAAGCGGTGAACGCGCCATCGCCGAGCTCCGCGTCGGGGACCTGGTCTACAGCGTCGACCACGGCGCCACGGTGGCGGTGCCCATCCGCGCCATCCACAGCCAGCCGGCACGCTCACACCACGTGATGCACGTCGTGCTCGACGGCGGGCGCACTCTGGACATCAGCCCCGGACACCCCACGGCCGATGGCCGCCGCTTCGGCGAGCTGCGAGCCGGCGAGGCGCTGGACGGCGTCGGCATCCGGAGCGTCACCTTGGTGCCCTACCCCCACTCCCGCACCTACGACATCCTGCCGGACTCCGACAGCGGCACCTACTTTGCCGCCGGGGCGCTGATCGGCAGCACGCTGCAGAAGGGCGCGGATCCCAGCCAGGCGTGCTCCGCGAGCACGCTACCCACCAGCCGCTAG
- a CDS encoding (deoxy)nucleoside triphosphate pyrophosphohydrolase, whose product MARVAVVGAALIEAGRCLVAQRSATMSAPLAWEFPGGKVAPGESPERALARELAEELGIDARIGEWIGRGETASVVLDVYLAERVDGVPEAREHAELRWLGPDELSELAWAEADVPIVAAVASRLAAGG is encoded by the coding sequence GTGGCGCGAGTCGCGGTCGTCGGTGCCGCGCTGATTGAAGCCGGGCGCTGCCTCGTGGCGCAGCGCTCGGCGACGATGAGCGCGCCGTTGGCCTGGGAGTTTCCGGGTGGCAAGGTAGCTCCGGGCGAGAGCCCGGAGCGCGCGCTGGCGCGCGAGCTGGCCGAGGAGCTCGGCATCGACGCCCGTATCGGCGAGTGGATCGGTCGCGGTGAGACGGCGTCGGTGGTGCTGGACGTGTACCTTGCCGAACGGGTCGACGGCGTGCCGGAAGCGCGCGAGCACGCCGAGCTCCGCTGGCTCGGCCCCGACGAGCTGTCCGAGCTCGCCTGGGCCGAGGCCGACGTTCCCATCGTCGCCGCCGTCGCGTCGCGTCTAGCGGCTGGTGGGTAG
- a CDS encoding serine/threonine protein kinase, translated as MPPVGPGDVLAGKYRVERVLGAGGMGVVVAATHLELRDKVAVKFLREEALESEEAAARFVREARAAVRIKSEHVARVIDVGRLESGAPYMVMEYLEGHDLSERSGVLSIEDAVDYVIQACDAMAEAHAAGIIHRDLKPANLFLTQRSDGAAVVKVLDFGISKMTLPEVSEAGLTRTSTAMGSPLYMSPEQMRSAKDVDLRTDVWALGAILFELLAGATPFTGNSFPELCASILSAPPRPLRELRPEVPEALEAVVARCLAKEATDRYASVADLAAALMPFAPRRSRQLVERARNVLTRAGIASEIDIEIPVSVAETRLEGPSRTKTAWAETAPEADSKPRAFIWLALAGILALGGIGVAVVVSRSTPPATPEPSATVVTAAPTPAPEPTPSAAPTPSVAPAVEEEAGAPAVESAPKPKIAAPKPAPKPTATPAPPPTQPPPPKNPLDIGLK; from the coding sequence ATGCCACCCGTCGGCCCCGGCGACGTGCTCGCCGGAAAGTACCGAGTGGAACGCGTGCTCGGTGCCGGCGGCATGGGCGTGGTGGTCGCCGCGACGCATCTGGAGCTGCGCGACAAGGTCGCGGTGAAGTTCCTGCGCGAGGAAGCCCTCGAGAGCGAAGAAGCCGCGGCGCGCTTCGTGCGCGAAGCGCGCGCCGCAGTACGCATCAAGAGCGAGCACGTGGCTCGCGTCATCGACGTGGGGCGCCTGGAGAGCGGTGCGCCGTACATGGTGATGGAATACCTCGAGGGCCACGACCTCAGCGAGCGCAGCGGAGTGCTGTCCATCGAGGACGCAGTGGACTACGTGATCCAAGCCTGCGACGCGATGGCCGAAGCCCACGCCGCGGGCATCATCCATCGCGACCTGAAGCCGGCGAATCTTTTCCTCACCCAGCGCTCGGATGGGGCCGCCGTGGTGAAGGTGCTCGACTTCGGGATCTCCAAGATGACCCTACCCGAGGTGAGCGAGGCAGGTCTCACCCGCACCAGCACGGCCATGGGCTCGCCGCTGTACATGTCTCCAGAGCAGATGCGCTCCGCCAAGGACGTGGACCTCCGCACCGACGTGTGGGCCCTCGGAGCCATTTTGTTCGAGCTGCTCGCCGGTGCGACACCGTTCACGGGCAACAGCTTCCCGGAGCTGTGCGCATCGATCCTGAGCGCGCCGCCTCGCCCCTTGCGCGAGCTTCGCCCGGAGGTACCCGAAGCCCTCGAGGCAGTCGTCGCTCGCTGCCTCGCCAAGGAAGCGACGGATCGCTACGCTAGCGTCGCCGACCTCGCGGCCGCTCTGATGCCCTTCGCCCCGCGCCGCTCTCGGCAGCTGGTGGAGCGCGCGCGCAACGTACTCACGCGCGCGGGCATTGCTTCGGAGATCGACATCGAGATCCCCGTCAGCGTCGCCGAAACGCGCTTGGAAGGTCCCAGCCGCACCAAGACCGCATGGGCGGAGACCGCGCCGGAAGCGGATTCGAAACCCCGAGCCTTCATCTGGCTGGCGCTCGCCGGCATCCTCGCCCTGGGCGGCATCGGCGTCGCGGTCGTGGTCTCGCGCTCCACCCCGCCAGCTACCCCCGAGCCCAGCGCCACGGTCGTGACCGCAGCGCCGACCCCCGCTCCCGAGCCCACTCCCAGCGCGGCCCCCACCCCCAGCGTCGCCCCGGCCGTGGAGGAGGAAGCCGGCGCCCCCGCGGTCGAGAGCGCTCCCAAGCCCAAAATCGCGGCGCCCAAACCTGCCCCCAAGCCCACCGCCACCCCCGCTCCGCCCCCGACGCAGCCCCCTCCTCCGAAGAACCCTTTGGATATCGGTCTCAAGTAG
- a CDS encoding PEGA domain-containing protein, producing MFKPHAALALVLCTSLATPTLLAQPKKDPPAAKAEEAATPAPLAESLTGDAKSEYEAGRILYQDGDYAGAKLKFERAYDLSKDARLLWNVAAAEKNLRHYSKVIRALERYLAEGGDTISDEDRADAERLIQTVSEFVTKVRFDVNEPGATVTVDADDVGQTPIADPVLVDMGRRTIKATKTGFKDASVKQDLPGGEEVTIKLKLEAIVHEGRVRVLAGVGDTIAIDGKVVGKNTWQGKLDSGVHTLSVTGKGKRPYQGDIIVQDDQLTSTNIALEPIAPPPAAAKDDGIAWPWFVGGAALAAGLGVGAYLLFKPDDETAPPTVPGTLDPGTVQLRFW from the coding sequence ATGTTCAAGCCCCACGCCGCCCTGGCCCTCGTTCTGTGCACCTCGCTGGCGACACCCACCTTGCTCGCGCAGCCGAAGAAGGACCCGCCCGCCGCCAAGGCGGAGGAGGCCGCCACGCCAGCGCCGCTCGCGGAGTCCCTCACCGGGGACGCCAAGAGCGAGTACGAGGCGGGCCGCATCCTGTACCAAGACGGCGACTACGCCGGCGCGAAGTTGAAGTTCGAGCGTGCCTACGACCTCAGCAAGGACGCACGACTGCTGTGGAACGTCGCCGCCGCGGAGAAGAACCTGCGCCACTACTCCAAGGTGATCCGCGCCCTCGAACGCTACCTGGCGGAGGGCGGGGATACCATTTCCGACGAGGACCGCGCCGACGCCGAGCGGCTGATTCAGACGGTATCGGAGTTCGTGACCAAGGTCCGCTTCGACGTGAACGAGCCCGGGGCCACCGTGACGGTGGACGCGGACGACGTGGGCCAGACGCCCATTGCGGATCCCGTCCTGGTGGACATGGGCCGTCGCACCATCAAGGCGACCAAGACGGGCTTCAAGGACGCCAGCGTGAAGCAAGATCTTCCCGGCGGCGAGGAAGTCACCATCAAGCTGAAGCTCGAAGCCATCGTCCACGAAGGCCGCGTGCGCGTGCTCGCGGGCGTAGGCGACACCATCGCCATCGATGGCAAGGTGGTGGGCAAGAACACCTGGCAGGGAAAGCTCGACAGCGGCGTCCACACCCTCTCGGTGACCGGTAAGGGCAAGCGCCCCTACCAGGGCGACATCATCGTGCAGGACGATCAGCTCACCAGCACGAACATCGCCCTCGAGCCCATCGCTCCACCCCCGGCCGCAGCCAAGGACGACGGCATCGCTTGGCCCTGGTTCGTCGGCGGTGCCGCCCTCGCGGCGGGCCTCGGCGTGGGCGCCTACTTGCTGTTCAAACCGGACGACGAAACGGCACCGCCCACGGTACCGGGCACGCTGGATCCCGGCACCGTTCAGCTGCGGTTCTGGTGA
- a CDS encoding LamG domain-containing protein, translating to MTSRELGICGGLARISVVSLLFACGACANAVGMDDTGAQPPANEPGYQAAPPPVLGNQGDDSTGMPETSGSGGAAGAGGEAGAAGAGGQGGAPTVGLSAYYDFETNSGAVSDESGHGNDGMALGSGVAFVSGKNGKGASFSGGDGRIVIPANASLDFSSAATIELWVRLSGVSSGTILSRGIGSGDSQVRIKTNLGNIQVVFSRASQASAILTSDYDVIGSGWSHVAVVNDGSELSLYVNGKLSSSVAGGALGPLVSNLHIGKSEGPEPAFNGVVDEVKWWTVARTVDEICIDAGGTYAEATGCSL from the coding sequence ATGACGAGCAGGGAGCTGGGGATTTGTGGGGGATTGGCTCGAATCAGCGTGGTGTCGCTGCTGTTTGCCTGCGGCGCCTGCGCCAACGCGGTGGGGATGGACGACACCGGGGCTCAGCCTCCGGCGAACGAGCCGGGCTATCAGGCGGCGCCGCCGCCGGTGCTCGGCAATCAAGGCGACGACTCCACGGGCATGCCCGAGACTTCCGGCAGCGGGGGCGCGGCGGGCGCGGGGGGTGAGGCCGGCGCAGCAGGAGCCGGCGGGCAGGGCGGCGCGCCCACCGTTGGGCTGTCCGCGTACTACGACTTCGAGACGAACAGCGGCGCGGTGAGCGACGAGTCGGGCCACGGCAACGACGGCATGGCCCTCGGCAGCGGCGTGGCCTTCGTCAGCGGCAAGAACGGAAAGGGCGCCAGCTTCTCCGGCGGCGACGGCCGCATCGTGATCCCCGCCAATGCTTCCCTCGACTTTTCGTCGGCGGCGACCATCGAGCTGTGGGTGCGGCTGAGCGGCGTTTCGAGCGGAACCATCCTGAGCCGCGGCATTGGCAGCGGTGACAGCCAGGTTCGGATCAAGACCAACCTGGGCAACATCCAGGTGGTGTTCTCCCGCGCCAGTCAGGCCTCGGCGATCTTGACCAGCGACTACGACGTCATCGGTAGCGGTTGGTCCCACGTGGCCGTCGTCAACGATGGCTCGGAGCTGTCGCTGTACGTGAACGGAAAGCTCTCGAGCTCGGTGGCGGGCGGCGCCCTCGGGCCGCTGGTGTCGAATCTTCACATTGGCAAGAGCGAGGGTCCCGAGCCGGCGTTCAATGGCGTGGTGGACGAGGTCAAGTGGTGGACCGTCGCTCGCACGGTGGACGAGATCTGCATCGACGCCGGCGGCACCTACGCCGAGGCGACAGGTTGCAGTCTGTGA
- a CDS encoding alpha/beta hydrolase yields the protein MRFKFLKVAGLSVVMVAAGVALRGGFEAARARSDTLAPEPPRPVQRPALRIVAPPPRQDDARSEPAPIRQLPVSGDLPAFVAPGAPGATVVYLHGFCGDPRRIDEWAPTAQRHATVVAIYGDAPCRNRPGRYRFTADMKYLDYRIRRALGSVGKGLGPIVLVGYSEGAQRAEDLAWVYPDRYRRVALMSGPATPSFLKLRGAARVAVTRGGREYRRNYRISAEQIERGGVEARYFELPKAAHGEFGPDAPRVMGTLFDWLLASAADRQNPTELENDAF from the coding sequence TTGCGCTTCAAGTTCCTGAAAGTAGCTGGCTTGTCGGTGGTCATGGTGGCCGCCGGAGTGGCGCTTCGAGGGGGCTTCGAGGCGGCCCGGGCCCGATCCGACACGCTCGCGCCGGAGCCGCCGCGGCCGGTGCAGCGGCCCGCGCTCCGCATCGTGGCGCCGCCACCGCGGCAGGATGACGCCCGGTCCGAGCCCGCGCCGATCCGGCAGCTACCGGTGAGCGGAGATCTACCGGCGTTCGTGGCGCCGGGCGCCCCGGGCGCGACCGTCGTGTACCTCCACGGCTTCTGCGGGGACCCACGACGCATCGACGAATGGGCGCCGACGGCCCAGCGCCACGCCACGGTGGTCGCCATCTACGGCGACGCGCCCTGTCGCAACCGCCCGGGGCGCTATCGCTTCACGGCGGACATGAAGTACCTCGACTACCGCATCCGCCGCGCTCTCGGCAGCGTGGGGAAGGGACTGGGCCCCATCGTGCTGGTCGGCTACTCCGAGGGCGCGCAGCGCGCAGAGGACTTGGCGTGGGTGTATCCCGATCGCTATCGGCGCGTCGCGCTGATGAGCGGGCCGGCCACACCGAGCTTCCTGAAGCTGCGGGGGGCGGCGCGGGTGGCGGTGACGCGCGGTGGCCGCGAGTACCGCCGCAACTACCGAATCAGTGCCGAACAGATCGAGCGCGGCGGTGTGGAGGCGCGCTACTTCGAGCTGCCAAAGGCGGCGCACGGGGAGTTCGGCCCCGACGCGCCGCGGGTGATGGGGACGTTGTTTGACTGGCTGCTTGCTTCCGCGGCGGATCGACAAAATCCAACAGAACTAGAAAATGATGCGTTCTGA
- a CDS encoding sigma 54-interacting transcriptional regulator — protein MRLTRTTNRMSVAEATHGCRLRVIHGADAGLEIEIPGAGVVVGAEPAADVVLQDAAVSRRHCTIVPRAEGFDVTDLGSRNGTLVDGVAIQKATVPVGAVLRVGSSLLELVPAEECVLIPPSERGSFGALVGSSVAMRQIYAVLERASASNAPILLLGESGTGKELAARAVHDHSPRKDQAFVVFDCGASSETLIESDLFGHVKGAFTGAHADRPGAFELAHGGTLFLDEIGDLPLALQPKLLRLLETGEVTRLGGRRPERFDVRVVAATHRNLEEEVSRGTFRGDLFYRLAVVEVHLPPLRQRLEDVEELVRVFLAREGRPEQDLASENLNRLLRYNFPGNVRELRNIIARAVALSPPGAPFAELPILLSGATSKRDTDVVARADRPFQEAKSELILRFERDYLKDLLLRAGDNVSQAARISGIERKHLYRLLERAGMSRKDS, from the coding sequence ATGCGCCTGACGCGGACGACGAATCGGATGTCGGTGGCGGAGGCCACCCACGGCTGCCGCCTGCGGGTCATCCACGGCGCCGATGCGGGGCTGGAGATCGAGATCCCGGGAGCCGGGGTGGTGGTGGGCGCCGAGCCCGCCGCGGATGTCGTGCTGCAAGACGCCGCTGTTTCTCGACGGCACTGCACCATCGTGCCGCGCGCCGAGGGCTTCGACGTCACCGATCTGGGGTCGCGCAACGGCACCCTGGTGGACGGCGTGGCGATCCAGAAAGCGACCGTTCCCGTGGGGGCGGTGCTGCGTGTGGGGTCGAGCCTGCTGGAGCTGGTCCCCGCGGAAGAATGCGTGCTGATCCCGCCCAGCGAGCGCGGCTCCTTCGGTGCTCTGGTCGGATCCAGCGTCGCGATGCGGCAAATCTACGCGGTGCTCGAGCGGGCCAGCGCTTCGAACGCACCCATCTTACTGCTCGGGGAGAGCGGGACCGGCAAGGAGCTCGCCGCCCGCGCGGTGCACGACCACAGTCCGCGTAAGGACCAGGCCTTCGTGGTGTTCGACTGCGGCGCGTCCAGCGAAACGCTGATCGAGAGCGACCTCTTCGGGCACGTCAAAGGCGCCTTCACCGGCGCTCACGCCGATCGCCCCGGCGCCTTCGAGCTGGCGCATGGCGGCACGCTGTTCCTGGACGAGATCGGCGATCTGCCGCTGGCCCTGCAGCCGAAGCTGCTCCGTCTGCTCGAAACGGGAGAGGTGACGCGGCTCGGGGGGCGTCGACCGGAGCGCTTCGATGTGCGGGTGGTGGCCGCGACCCATCGAAACTTGGAAGAGGAAGTGAGCCGCGGCACCTTCCGTGGCGACCTCTTCTATCGCCTGGCCGTGGTGGAGGTGCACCTGCCACCCCTGCGGCAGCGCCTCGAGGACGTGGAGGAGCTGGTGCGGGTGTTCTTGGCGCGCGAGGGGCGTCCCGAGCAGGATCTCGCCAGCGAGAACCTCAACCGGCTCTTGCGCTACAACTTCCCCGGCAACGTCCGGGAGCTCCGTAACATCATCGCGCGCGCGGTGGCGCTGAGCCCGCCTGGAGCTCCGTTCGCCGAGCTGCCCATCTTGCTCAGCGGCGCCACGTCGAAGCGCGACACGGACGTGGTTGCGCGAGCGGATCGACCGTTTCAAGAAGCGAAGAGCGAGCTCATCCTACGCTTCGAGCGCGACTACCTGAAAGACCTGCTGCTGCGTGCGGGCGACAACGTGTCACAGGCCGCGCGCATCTCCGGCATCGAGCGCAAGCACCTGTATCGCTTGCTCGAGCGTGCGGGCATGAGTCGTAAGGATTCCTGA
- a CDS encoding serine/threonine protein kinase: MRDAEKSPARPLPAALGPFGITGVLGEGGSAIVYAAEWEGLSVALKVPRDDDLTERDRERFLSEARMLARVQHRSVVKVLDAGRLPDGQPYLLMRRYEGETLAAAIEARGALSVDRALDLFDQLAQATTALHDAGLVHRDLKPENVFLVDDGKSAKLLDFGIAKERDAPASTTTQAGIARGTPANMAPERFFGAPATVGSDVYELAVVLYVMLVGRLPWSDVTNVDARLNPISPQAAGARIPDALDSVILQALSTRPERRPGSVRELVDLVRVASRGEPSSGERVTAAVATSVPPPPDPAPISDTTQVIESRRPSARRRLLGPALALVCLVGGVFIGARLVSSVRGSEPTAASSAEAPPPSEPAKLEVTPSPIVEPTAGKEEAEVAPTARPPLTTAALTRTKPKPAPKPLPTPALSASAAPPKSAPAGKAKGAPCTRSSECASMLCAAETCQ; this comes from the coding sequence GTGCGGGACGCGGAGAAAAGCCCAGCTCGGCCGCTACCGGCCGCCCTGGGGCCCTTCGGCATCACCGGCGTGTTGGGCGAAGGCGGAAGCGCCATCGTCTACGCTGCCGAGTGGGAGGGGCTGAGCGTCGCGTTGAAGGTCCCGCGCGACGATGATCTCACCGAACGGGACCGGGAGCGCTTCTTGTCCGAGGCCCGGATGCTGGCACGCGTGCAACATCGCTCCGTCGTGAAGGTGCTCGACGCCGGGCGCTTGCCCGACGGACAGCCGTACCTCTTGATGCGGCGCTACGAGGGCGAGACCCTTGCGGCGGCCATCGAGGCCCGCGGCGCGCTGTCCGTGGATCGCGCGTTGGATCTCTTCGACCAGCTGGCGCAAGCCACCACCGCGCTGCACGACGCCGGCCTGGTCCATCGCGATCTCAAGCCCGAGAACGTGTTCCTGGTGGACGACGGCAAGAGCGCCAAGCTCCTCGATTTCGGCATCGCCAAAGAGCGCGACGCTCCGGCCTCCACCACAACGCAAGCCGGCATCGCCCGCGGCACCCCCGCCAACATGGCGCCCGAACGCTTCTTCGGCGCACCCGCGACCGTGGGCAGCGACGTCTACGAGCTCGCAGTCGTCCTGTACGTGATGCTGGTCGGGCGCCTTCCCTGGAGCGACGTCACGAACGTCGATGCGCGCCTCAATCCCATTTCGCCGCAGGCTGCCGGGGCGCGCATTCCGGATGCTCTCGACTCCGTGATCCTACAGGCGCTCTCCACGCGGCCGGAGCGACGACCGGGCAGCGTCCGGGAGCTGGTCGATCTGGTACGTGTCGCTTCCCGTGGCGAGCCAAGCTCCGGGGAACGCGTGACCGCCGCCGTGGCGACGTCCGTCCCTCCCCCTCCGGACCCGGCCCCCATCTCGGACACCACGCAGGTGATCGAGAGCCGGCGCCCCAGCGCTCGCCGCCGTCTGCTCGGTCCGGCCCTCGCGCTGGTGTGTCTGGTGGGCGGCGTGTTCATCGGTGCGCGCCTGGTGAGCTCGGTGCGCGGTAGCGAGCCGACCGCCGCAAGCAGCGCCGAGGCGCCTCCTCCGTCCGAACCCGCGAAGCTCGAGGTCACGCCGAGCCCCATCGTCGAGCCGACCGCCGGCAAAGAAGAGGCGGAAGTCGCGCCCACGGCCCGCCCCCCGCTCACCACCGCTGCCCTCACGCGAACGAAGCCGAAGCCCGCACCCAAGCCGCTCCCCACGCCCGCCCTCTCCGCCAGCGCGGCGCCTCCAAAATCCGCCCCGGCGGGCAAGGCCAAGGGCGCCCCCTGCACGCGCTCGTCAGAGTGTGCCAGCATGCTCTGCGCAGCAGAGACGTGCCAGTAA
- the bfr gene encoding bacterioferritin, whose translation MKGDGQIIDALNELLTAELTAINQYFVHYKMCENWGYPRLAKKKREESIEEMQHADKVIERILFLDGVPNLQRLNPVKVGEEPVEQHKLDLALELEARERLNNFIQLTLDKKDAGTRELLEHILVDEEEAIDWLEGQLHVIEEIGRERYLAEQLKE comes from the coding sequence ATGAAGGGTGACGGCCAGATCATCGATGCCTTGAACGAGTTGCTCACAGCCGAGCTCACCGCCATCAACCAGTACTTCGTGCACTACAAGATGTGTGAGAACTGGGGCTACCCGCGGCTGGCGAAGAAGAAGCGCGAGGAGAGCATCGAAGAGATGCAGCACGCGGACAAGGTGATCGAGCGCATCTTGTTTCTCGACGGCGTTCCGAACCTCCAGCGACTGAACCCGGTGAAGGTGGGAGAAGAGCCGGTGGAGCAACACAAGCTGGATCTCGCCCTCGAGCTCGAGGCGCGGGAACGCTTGAACAACTTCATCCAGCTCACCCTCGACAAGAAGGACGCCGGCACGCGCGAGCTCCTCGAGCACATCCTGGTCGACGAAGAAGAAGCGATCGACTGGCTGGAAGGGCAGCTCCACGTGATCGAAGAGATCGGACGGGAGCGCTACCTGGCCGAGCAGCTCAAGGAGTGA
- a CDS encoding (2Fe-2S)-binding protein, producing the protein MIVCHCQKVSDRHVRLAVRGGARNVEEVGAACGAGTCCGGCRPALRELIAEEAPETVTVVDAPAPAKAPTAA; encoded by the coding sequence ATGATCGTCTGCCACTGCCAAAAGGTCTCCGACCGCCACGTCCGCCTCGCCGTGCGGGGTGGAGCCCGAAACGTCGAGGAAGTGGGCGCCGCTTGCGGCGCAGGAACATGCTGTGGCGGCTGCCGACCTGCCCTCCGGGAGCTGATCGCGGAAGAAGCGCCGGAAACGGTCACCGTGGTCGACGCACCGGCCCCGGCCAAGGCGCCCACCGCCGCCTGA